In one Colletotrichum destructivum chromosome 2, complete sequence genomic region, the following are encoded:
- a CDS encoding Putative cytochrome P450, hem peroxidase superfamily, hem peroxidase, animal-type has protein sequence MSFDQKFMAGDTYGDERKSSANFFSDPTKVAADILKDYVGLRSQTTPAELVGLIKELLQKGEPLDDKKGTTEVLIGILTSLPATSEARVQLTNKLIDTLWGNLQHPPLSYVGGDVKFDVVNSQESGAKDKPKAEDSIEFKAPDSDIILREQVPQAPDGLHHYRMPDGSFNNILEPNLGKAGTPYAKTVRSVKALHGVKPDPGLLFDLLMARDDNSFKENPAGISSMLFYHASIIIHDIFRTNRTDMNKSDTSSYLDLAPLYGSSLKDQLEIRTMKEGRLKPDTFHEKRLLGQPAGVNVMLVLYSRFHNYVCDILLKINENDRFTLQCPADAGPEDRAKAVAKQDHDLFNTARLIVGGLYINICLHDYLRAITNTHHSKSDWTLDPRVEIGKQFDGDGVPRGVGYQVSVEFNLLYRFHSCISKKDERWIDGFFAKLFPDRKPEDLQNVGMAELGRALVTFEQSIPKDPSVRTFDNLERQPDGTFRDEDLARILKEAMDDPAGCFGARMVPKALKVVEILGINQARKWQVANLNQFRSFFGLKKYDKFSEINSNPEIASLLEKLYTDPDMVELYPGLMIEDIKPARNTGSGICPTYSVGRAVLSDAVTLVRSDRFNTIDYTVSNLTAWGFNEVQQDYKTLGGSMLYKLIQRGLPNWFPYNSIAVMQPMYTRKANQAIAKELGTLHLYTSDDPKPPPKPVVLMTGAAIKHVLGNPKQFVVPWLQPLNALFTESKKDISWFMLAGDDPKNVQHRVNITKALGKVPNLHNAVHDFVERVGAKLIEKETFKLREGLCQMDLIRDVAIPLNAQLLADLFYFDMRTDENPNGTLGAADLYRHLLNIRVWGVNNNDPAQAWNRRRRARESVKVMIDSTRTLVSEVAVGRGLGFGIVSTISNVVGRKSNFKKDSLRSCGYKLAEELLAQGNSVDQVVDNMWLTAFGGIGVPFYEVMEFFLRRENASIWAEVQTLAQAKDDGGLHAYVREAQRLTSSQRNVRVATAPAEVEGKSIQPGNLVVMLLGEAGRNPKEVADAAKFDPQRKVDAVTAFSYGQHECVAKDIATTFIVGLVKLVADLKQLRPAPGQMGLVKTIRVGSEKAYLNDSWSYLGFDASTWKVHFDGHGKGSFQGDAQPNKPIDLGQYYYLLQKRKDDLFKGADGSS, from the exons ATGTCTTTCGACCAGAAGTTCATGGCCGGCGATACTTACGGGGATGAACGAAAGAGCTCAGCCAATTTCTTCTCCGACCCTACCAAGGTTGCTGCCGATATCCTCAAAGACTATGTGGGGCTGCGCAGCCAAACAACTCCGGCGGAGCTTGTAGGTCTCATCAAGGAGCTACTCCAGAAGGGTGagcccctcgacgacaagaaaGG AACTACGGAGGTCTTAATCGGAATCTTGACGTCTCTCCCGGCTACATCAGAGGCCAGAGTGCAGCTCACCAACAAGCTCATCGACACTCTTTGGGGCAACCTCCAGCACCCCCCGCTGAGCTatgttggcggcgacgtcaaATTCGATGTTGTCAACTCCCAGGAGTCGGGCGCCAAGGACAAGCCCAAGGCAGAGGACTCGATCGAATTCAAAGCCCCGGACAGCGATATCATCCTTCGTGAGCAAGTCCCACAGGCACCTGATGGGCTTCACCACTACAGGATGCCGGACGGAAGCTTCAATAACATCCTCGAGCCCAACCTGGGCAAGGCGGGCACCCCGTACGCCAAAACGGTGAGGTCCGTCAAGGCACTTCATGGTGTTAAGCCCGATCCAGGACTGCTCTTCGATCTGTTGATGGCTCGTGACGACAACTCGTTCAAAGAGAACCCGGCAGGCATATCGTCCATGCTCTTCTATCACgcgtccatcatcatccacgaCATCTTCAGGACCAACCGAACAGACATGAACAAATCCGACACTTCGTCGTACCTCGACTTGGCGCCCCTCTACGGTTCGTCTCTCAAAGACCAGTTGGAGATCCGCACCATGAAGGAGGGCCGGCTCAAGCCCGATACGTTCCACGAGAAGCGTCTTCTCGGACAACCGGCCGGCGTCAATGTCATGCTGGTTCTCTACAGCCGGTTCCACAACTACGTCTGCGACATTCTCTTGAAGATCAACGAGAACGACCGCTTCACTCTGCAGTgtcccgccgacgccggccccgAAGACAGGGCCAAGGCCGTGGCCAAGCAGGACCACGATCTCTTCAACACGGCTCGCCTGATCGTCGGCGGTTTATACATCAACATCTGCCTCCACGACTACCTGCGGGCCATCACCAACACGCACCACTCCAAGAGCGACTGGACCCTCGACCCCCGCGTCGAGATCGGCAAGCAGttcgacggcgatggcgtgcCGCGCGGCGTCGGGTACCAGGTCAGCGTCGAGTTCAACCTGCTGTACCGCTTCCACTCGTGCATctccaagaaggacgagcGCTGGATCGACGGCTTCTTCGCCAAGCTCTTCCCGGACCGCAAGCCCGAGGATCTGCAGAACGTTGGCATGGCCGAGCTCGGCCGGGCCTTGGTGACGTTCGAGCAGAGCATCCCCAAGGACCCGAGTGTGCGCACcttcgacaacctcgagCGCCAGCCCGACGGTACCTTCAGGGACGAGGATCTCGCGCGAATCCTGAAGGAGGCTATGGATGATCCCGCCGGCTGCTTCGGCGCCCGTATGGTTCCGAAAGCCCTCAAAgtcgtcgagatcctcggcATCAACCAGGCCCGCAAGTGGCAGGTCGCCAATTTGAACCAATTCAGAAGTTTTTTTGGCCTCAAGAAGTACGACAAGTTCAGCGAGATCAATTCTAATCCGGAAATCGCGAGTCTTCTCGAGAAGCTGTACACCGACCCCGACATGGTCGAGCTCTACCCCGGCCTCATGATCGAGGACATCAAGCCTGCTCGGAACACGGGCAGCGGCATCTGCCCGACGTACTCCGTTGGACGAGCCGTGCTgtccgacgccgtcacgCTTGTGCGATCGGACAGGTTCAACACCATCGACTATACAGTCTCGAACCTGACGGCGTGGGGGTTCAACGAGGTCCAGCAGGACTACAAGACCCTTGGGGGCTCGATGCTGTACAAGCTCATCCAGCGCGGTCTTCCCAACTGGTTCCCGTACAactccatcgccgtcatgCAGCCCATGTACACCAGGAAAGCGAAccaggccatcgccaaggagctcggcaCCCTTCACCTGTACACGTCGGACGacccgaagccgccgcccaaGCCCGTCGTCCTCATGACCGGCGCGGCCATCAAGCATGTCCTCGGCAACCCAAAGCAGTTTGTAGTGCCGTGGCTCCAGCCCCTGAACGCCCTGTTCACTGAGTCCAAGAAGGACATCAGCTGGTTCATGCTCGCGGGCGACGACCCCAAGAACGTCCAACACCGCGTCAACATCACTAAAGCGCTTGGCAAGGTGCCGAACCTGCACAACGCGGTCCATGACTTCGTCGAGCGTGTCGGCGCGAAgctcatcgagaaggagacgTTCAAGCTGCGGGAGGGCCTCTGCCAGATGGACCTCATCCGTGACGTGGCCATCCCGCTCAACGCCCAGCTGCTCGCCGACCTCTTCTACTTCGACATGCGCACCGACGAGAACCCCAACGGCACCCTCGGTGCAGCGGACCTCTACCGACACCTGCTCAACATCCGCGTCTGGGGcgtcaacaacaacgacccGGCCCAGGCGTGgaaccgtcgtcgtcgggcgagGGAGAGCGTCAAGGTCATGATCGACTCGACGCGCACGCTCGTCAGCGAGGTTGCCGTCGGGCGTGGCCTGGGCTTCGGCATCGTGTCGACCATCtccaacgtcgtcggccgcaagTCGAACTTCAAGAAGGACTCGCTGCGTTCCTGTGGCTacaagctcgccgaggagctgctggcACAGGGCAACTCGGTcgaccaggtcgtcgacaacATGTGGCTCACGGCCtttggcggcatcggcgttCCC TTCTACGAGGTTATGGAGttcttcctccgccgcgaGAACGCCTCCATCTGGGCCGAGGTACAGACGTTGGCGcaggccaaggacgacggcggactCCACGCCTACGTCCGGGAGGCGCAGCGTCTGACGAGCTCGCAGCGAAACGTGCGCGTcgccacggcgccggccgaggtcgagggcaagTCGATCCAGCCGGGCAACCTTGTCGTGATGCTCCTG GGCGAGGCCGGACGCAACCCAAAGGaggttgccgacgccgccaaaTTCGACCCGCAGCGCAAGGTGGACGCCGTTACGGCCTTCAGCTACGGGCAGCACGAGTGCGTGGCCAAGGATATCGCGACGACGTTCATCGTCGGGCTCGTGAAGCTCGTGGCCGATCTCAAGCAGctgcggccggcgccgggccaGATGGGCCTCGTCAAGACGATCCGCGTGGGCTCCGAGAAGGCGTACCTCAACGACAGCTGGTCGTACCTTGGCTTCGACGCCAGCA
- a CDS encoding Putative Tle1 phospholipase, which produces MDTKTRAAEVAADHDSRRSEIFGISGLSGRLLISFSESQPLLFQNPSPILAVMPAALSNGGQGPAQAPVPKKLVLCFDGTGNTFTGSNSDTNVVKILSKLDRNDPNQYHYYQTGIGTYDINDESVNKSWFGEVRSSLSQTIDQGIGTTFDAHVLAGYRFLMRYYDSGDKIYMFGFSRGAFTAKFLARMIHTVGLLCKGNEEMVPFAYRLYQRYLTGEVEDFIVAHPKKSKKHKGKAASISNGDNIEATDGEDEEPPVDGHHENGDPVTHGHRYKVARDEIEAFSDTFCRKETSIHCGQLEESNIKVFFLGIWDCVNSVAVLERTTPVPVPVAGTAHHVRHAVAVDERRVKFKAALLAQDIRDTSHTHEDIKEVWFPGCHGDVGGGWPASDDNPLDNRGEMTFWERVKNFWTTRNDKRLSTALGCDRFQMSDVPLAWMIHEVELVGEQEPSAALKWRESVHAFKARFAKKKKQALKGVIHDSLAFGSGTAFFKVLLWKFMEWLPFITRWELEDKGWQSVRFPLNKGHTRDIPKDAVLHESLLWRLKNDPTYCPGNNHGGRLPPCLKHKDAVAECEPATDAEAEENLEHKIYKIVRSASDL; this is translated from the exons ATGGACACCAAGACACGGGCGGCTGAGGTTGCCGCAGATCACGATTCACGACGCAGTG AGATATTTGGTATATCAGGTCTCTCGGGCCGGCTATTGATATCCTTCTCAGAATCCCAACCTCTCCTGTTCCAAAACCCTTCGCCAATTCTAGCCGTTATGCCTGCAGCTTTGAGCAATGGCGGTCAAGGACCGGCACAGGCTCCTGTTCCGAAGAAGCTGGTTCTCTGCTTCGATGGCACCGGCAACACCTTCACTGGCTCCAACTCGGATACCAACGTTGTCAAAATCCTGAGCAAGTTGGATCGCAATGACCCGAATCAGTACCACTACTACCAGA CTGGCATCGGCACATACGACATCAACGATGAATCCGTCAACAAGAGCTGGTTCGGCGAGGTCCGAAGTTCTCTGTCACAGACCATTGATCAGGGAATCGGCACGACGTTCGACGCTCATGTCCTTGCTGGCTACCGCTTCCTCATGCGTTACTACGATTCC GGCGACAAGATCTACATGTTCGGTTTCAGCAGAGGTGCCTTCACGGCCAAATTTCTGGCACGCATGATTCACACCGTTGGCCTGCTGTGCAAAGGCAACGAGGAGATGGTCCCCTTTGCCTACCGTCTCTACCAGCGCTATCTGACAGGTGAGGTCGAGGACTTCATCGTGGCACACcccaagaagtccaagaaaCACAAGGGTAAGGCTGCATCTATATCCAATGGAGACAACATAGAGGCAACCGatggagaggacgaggagccaCCGGTAGACGGCCATCACGAAAACGGCGACCCGGTCACCCACGGGCACAGATATAAGGTCGCCCGAGACGAGATCGAAGCATTCAGCGATACCTTCTGCCGTAAGGAGACATCGATACACTGCGGACAGTTGGAAGAGTCCAACATCAAGGTATTCTTCCTCGGCATTTGGGACTGCGTCAACTCCGtggccgtcctcgagcggACCACGCCCGTGCCCGTCCCGGTCGCCGGCACGGCGCACCACGTCcggcacgccgtcgccgtcgacgagcgccgCGTCAAGTTTAaagccgccctcctcgcccaggaCATCCGCGACACGAGCCACACGCACGAAGACATCAAGGAGGTCTGGTTCCCCGGCTGCCATGgggacgtcggcggcgggtggcCCGCCTCGGACGACAACCCCCTCGACAACCGCGGCGAGATGACTTTTTGGGAGCGCGTCAAGAACTTCTGGACGACGCGCAATGACAAGAGGCTCAGTACGGCGCTCGGCTGCGACCGGTTCCAGATGAGCGACGTCCCGTTAGCCTGGATGATccacgaggtcgagctcgtcggcgagcaAGAGCCGTCGGCGGCTCTCAAATGGCGTGAAAGCGTACACGCTTTCAAGGCACGGTttgcgaagaagaagaagcaagcGCTGAAGGGAGTCATTCATGATTCTCTCGCCTTTGGCAGTgggacggccttcttcaaggTGCTGCTGTGGAAGTTCATGG AATGGTTACCGTTCATTACACGCTGGGAGCTCGAGGACAAAGGTTGGCAGAGCGTTCGTTTCCCTCTCAACAAGGGCCACACTCGGGATATTcccaaggacgccgtcctcCACGAGTCCCTTTTATGGCGTCTGAAGAACGATCCGACCTACTGTCCCGGGAACAATCACGGCGGACGGCTCCCGCCTTGCTTGAAACACAAGGATGCCGTTGCTGAATGTGAGCCAGCGACAGACGCCGAGGCAGAGGAAAACCTTGAACACAAGATTTACAAGATCGTGAGGTCGGCATCTGATCTTTGA
- a CDS encoding Putative Tautomerase/MIF superfamily, tautomerase, cis-CaaD, with the protein MPYYQVYHTYPLSLSQRQSIALSITNLHCSAFNTPAFFVHVTFSKQELAPDDGTYFMAGKSHSANSNRIVALVRTSASRTKDDFDNLAASIEEAWNGALREGGESGAEQFEGLDESKRLMMVVFTPMLAIREGGMAIPEAGHEEAWLTQQLPYIREMAEKHNVGDFKLLLEELNQREAIGKHAG; encoded by the coding sequence ATGCCTTATTATCAGGTCTACCATACCTatcctctctccctctcacaGAGGCAGTCCATTGCTCTGTCCATCACAAACCTGCACTGCAGCGCCTTCAATACCCCAGCATTCTTCGTACATGTGACCTTCAGCAAGCAAGAGCTGGCTCCTGATGATGGAACCTACTTCATGGCTGGGAAGTCGCACTCCGCCAACTCCAATCGCATTGTTGCGCTGGTTCGCACGTCAGCTTCTCGAACGAAAGACGACTTTGATAACTTGGCAGCCAGCATCGAAGAGGCATGGAACGGTGCTCTCAGAGAGGGAGGCGAAAGTGGTGCTGAACAGTTCGAGGGGCTCGATGAATCTAAGCGGCTCATGATGGTTGTTTTCACCCCGATGCTGGCAATCCGGGAGGGCGGCATGGCCATTCCCGAGGCAGGCCATGAGGAAGCTTGGCTGACGCAGCAGCTGCCTTACATCAGGGAGATGGCAGAGAAACACAATGTGGGCGATTTCAAACTCTTGCTAGAGGAGCTGAACCAAAGAGAGGCCATTGGTAAGCATGCTGGGTAG
- a CDS encoding Putative cytochrome P450: MATANNSYSNQSWGPLDTLQAIPSPLEKPVPYFITAFLLFVFYFSIQQTEQTPHTDLPILNPRHKWDFAWLKVKWDFIFKVRHIVEERTKTNPDEPYQVLTDAGDMTILPAVPFANEIRNHEDLSFDRVLDKASFPWDYKARVWVSILTEHGLQNFHAYLPGFEPLKEANSQKAVLKYVIRTRLTQFLSKLTAPVSDETTASLNDVIGEEKEWQTVVIKEEMLKVVARVSTRVFGGEKLCRNQEWLKITSEYARTSFLASELLRIFPKPLRSFVHQINPLSRKLQAQVKEAREIINPIVEERRLEKKAALDRGEEEPEYNDCLEWCEEACEDASSDPAMMQLGLSFAALHTTSDLITQVMLDLAKYPDYFEPLRKEVTDVIRTDGWSRMGLYKMRLLDSFCKETQRLHPLGIVAMHREVTKPVTLSNGLELPEGSRIAVSCHRMRDSSIYLDPERFDGNRYLRMRESLGAGNDGAAHFVSTSPEHLGFGHGQHACPGRFFAANEVKIILCHLLLKYDWRLAAEARPNSVNFGFTIEVDPKAKIEIRRRTGDLGLKA, from the exons ATGGCTACCGCCAACAACTCCTATTCCAACCAGTCTTGGGGGCCCCTCGACACGCTGCAGGCCATCCCAAGCCCTCTAGAGAAGCCAGTTCCTTATTTCATCACGGCTTTCCTTTTGTTCGTCTTTTATTTCTCGATCCAGCAGACGGAACAGACGCCTCACACCGATCTGCCCATACTCAACCCGCGGCACAAGTGGGATTTCGCCTGGTTGAAGGTCAAATGGGACTTCATTTTCAAGGTCCGACACATTGTGGAGGAGAGGACCAAGACCAACCCCGATGAGCCTTACCAGGTTCTCACCGATGCCGGGGATATGACGATTCTCCCCGCGGTGCCCTTTGCCAACGAGATCCGCAACCACGAGGATCTCAGCTTCGACCGCGTTCTGGACAAGGCAAGTTTCCCTTGGGACTACAAAGCCAGAGTGTGGGTATCAATATTAACAGAACATGGATTGCAGAACTTCCATGCTTACCTTCCTGGTTTTGAGCCATTGAAGGAAGCCAACTCGCAAAAGGCGGTTCTCAAATACGTCATCCGGACAAGATTGACCCAGTTCTTGT CCAAGTTGACGGCTCCCGTGTCCGACGAGACGACAGCTTCCCTGAACGACGTCATCGGAGAGGAGAAGG AATGGCAAACCGTCGTGATCAAGGAGGAGATGCTCAAGGTCGTGGCCCGGGTTTCCACTCGCGTCTTTGGCGGAGAGAAGCTCTGCCGCAACCAAGAATGGCTGAAAATCACCTCAGAGTACGCCAGAACCAGCTTTCTCGCCTCGGAGCTGCTCCGGATCTTCCCCAAGCCCCTCCGGAGCTTCGTCCACCAGATCAACCCGCTCAGTCGCAAGCTTCAAGCCCAAGTGAAGGAAGCCAGGGAGATCATCAACCCGATTGTCGAGGAGCGCCgcctggagaagaaggctgctCTGGACCGCGGGGAAGAGGAGCCCGAGTACAACGACTGCCTCGAGTGGTGCGAGGAGGCTTGCGAAGACGCCAGCTCCGACCCTGCCATGATGCAGCTGGGGCTTTCCTTTGCTGCCCTTCACACGACATCCGATCTCATCACACAGGTGATGCTTGACCTTGCCAAGTATCCCGACTACTTTGAGCCCCTCCGAAAGGAAGTCACCGACGTGATCCGCACCGACGGATGGTCCCGTATGGGTCTTTACAAGATGCGCCTCCTCGACTCTTTCTGCAAGGAGACCCAGCGCCTGCACCCCCTTGGGATCG TTGCCATGCACAGAGAGGTCACCAAGCCCGTGACCCTCTCTAATGGCCTGGAACTCCCGGAGGGCAGCCGCATCGCCGTCAGCTGCCACCGCATGCGGGATTCTTCCATCTATCTGGACCCCGAACGCTTCGACGGGAACCGATACCTCCGCATGCGCGAGtctctcggcgccggcaacgacggAGCCGCCCACTTCGTCAGCACCTCGCCCGAAcacctcggcttcggccacGGCCAGCACGCGTGCCCGGGtcgcttcttcgccgccaacgaggtCAAGATCATCCTCTGCCACCTCCTGCTCAAGTACGACTGGCggctggcggccgaggcccgGCCCAACTCGGTCAACTTTGGCTTCACCATCGAGGTCGACcccaaggccaagatcgagatCAGGCGGAGGACCGGCGACTTGGGGCTCAAGGCGTAG